The following proteins come from a genomic window of Fontisubflavum oceani:
- a CDS encoding YcgN family cysteine cluster protein, with protein sequence MRERFWERVPMRKMTSEEWEALCDGCGKCCLNKLEDEDTGEVALTRVACRLLDDSTCRCGQYGIRKTLVPECIQLTPETMGDVAYFMPETCAYRLLHEGKPLFWWHHLISGSPETVHEAGVSMRGLTVPEFEIPEDEWEEYIIEEPGA encoded by the coding sequence ATGAGAGAGCGATTCTGGGAGCGGGTGCCGATGCGCAAGATGACCTCCGAAGAGTGGGAGGCGCTTTGCGACGGCTGCGGGAAATGCTGCCTGAATAAACTTGAAGACGAAGATACGGGCGAGGTCGCGCTGACCCGGGTGGCATGCCGATTGCTGGACGATTCCACATGCCGCTGCGGCCAATACGGGATCCGCAAAACCTTGGTGCCGGAATGCATCCAACTGACGCCGGAGACCATGGGCGATGTGGCCTATTTCATGCCCGAGACCTGCGCCTATCGCTTGCTGCACGAGGGTAAACCGTTGTTTTGGTGGCATCATCTGATCTCTGGCAGTCCCGAGACCGTGCATGAGGCGGGCGTCTCGATGCGCGGGCTCACGGTGCCGGAATTCGAAATCCCCGAAGACGAGTGGGAAGAGTATATCATCGAGGAGCCAGGCGCATGA
- a CDS encoding threonine aldolase family protein — translation MNFASDNAGPAAPEIMAALIAANEGYAMPYGNDSITARAVEAVGALFEAPEASVHLVGTGTAANALALALMTKPWQAIYCHEEAHIAVDECGAPEFFSNGAKLSLVPGAHGKMSPESLRQAIAGTAQEDVHSAQRGPVSLTQATEAGTIYSLSEIKALTDVAKAYGLPTHLDGARFANACAALGCSPAEMTWKAGIDAVSFGGTKNGCPGVEAVIFFDPAQAWEFELRRKRGGHLSSKHRYLSAQMAAYVEDGLWRRLAEAANRASAELAQGLREVPGAELAHPPEANIVFADLPRAAHRRAKAAGAEYYLFGADTALEGPDDTLIRCRLVCDWSCSSKRVQALLDLFRGA, via the coding sequence ATGAATTTCGCTTCTGACAATGCCGGACCCGCCGCGCCGGAGATCATGGCCGCTCTGATCGCCGCCAATGAGGGTTATGCGATGCCCTATGGCAATGACTCGATCACCGCGCGTGCGGTTGAGGCGGTTGGCGCGCTGTTCGAGGCCCCGGAGGCTTCGGTGCATCTGGTCGGCACCGGAACAGCGGCCAACGCGCTGGCCCTGGCGCTGATGACAAAGCCTTGGCAGGCGATCTACTGCCACGAGGAAGCCCATATCGCGGTCGATGAATGCGGCGCGCCGGAGTTTTTCTCAAACGGAGCAAAACTATCCCTCGTCCCCGGCGCGCATGGCAAGATGAGCCCCGAAAGCCTGCGGCAAGCCATCGCCGGAACGGCGCAGGAGGACGTCCATTCGGCGCAGCGCGGACCGGTGTCCTTGACCCAGGCAACCGAAGCCGGAACCATCTATTCTCTCAGCGAGATCAAAGCCTTGACGGATGTGGCCAAGGCCTATGGATTGCCAACCCATCTCGACGGGGCCCGGTTTGCCAATGCCTGCGCGGCCCTTGGCTGTAGCCCGGCGGAGATGACCTGGAAAGCGGGCATCGATGCGGTGAGTTTTGGCGGCACCAAGAATGGCTGCCCCGGGGTGGAGGCGGTGATTTTCTTCGATCCGGCCCAGGCTTGGGAGTTCGAGTTGCGCCGGAAGCGCGGCGGGCATCTGTCCTCGAAACACCGGTATCTCTCGGCGCAAATGGCGGCGTATGTCGAGGACGGCCTCTGGCGGCGGTTGGCCGAGGCCGCCAATCGCGCCTCTGCGGAGTTGGCCCAGGGGTTGCGGGAGGTTCCGGGCGCGGAACTCGCCCATCCACCCGAGGCCAACATCGTCTTCGCCGACCTGCCCCGCGCCGCGCATCGGCGCGCCAAGGCAGCCGGTGCGGAATACTATCTCTTTGGCGCGGACACCGCACTTGAGGGGCCGGATGACACGCTGATCCGCTGCCGCTTGGTGTGCGATTGGTCCTGCAGTTCAAAGAGAGTCCAAGCGCTTTTGGATTTGTTTCGAGGCGCTTAG
- a CDS encoding MaoC family dehydratase, with protein sequence MLDNMPRGTICIEDIEIGMTRHLTKQVTDRDIELFAEVSTDHNPVHLDDDYAQDTIFEGRIAHGMLTAGLISAVIGEQLPGHGTVYLGQSLKFMAPVRPGDMVRAEVQVTDIDFGKRRVTMDTHCAVDGRVVLKGEAVVLAPSRKFD encoded by the coding sequence ATGCTCGACAACATGCCACGCGGAACGATTTGTATAGAAGATATCGAGATCGGGATGACCCGGCATCTGACGAAACAGGTGACGGATCGCGATATCGAGCTGTTTGCCGAAGTCTCCACCGATCATAATCCCGTGCATCTGGATGATGACTACGCCCAAGATACGATCTTCGAAGGACGGATTGCGCACGGGATGCTGACTGCGGGTCTGATCTCGGCGGTGATTGGCGAGCAATTGCCCGGCCATGGCACCGTCTATCTTGGTCAGAGCTTGAAGTTCATGGCCCCCGTCCGTCCCGGCGATATGGTCCGCGCCGAGGTGCAGGTCACCGATATCGATTTCGGCAAGCGCCGGGTGACGATGGACACCCATTGCGCCGTCGATGGCCGGGTGGTGCTGAAAGGCGAGGCCGTGGTGCTGGCCCCCTCGCGGAAATTCGACTGA
- the atpA gene encoding F0F1 ATP synthase subunit alpha — protein MAIQAAEISAILKEQIKSFGQDAEVAEVGRVLSVGDGIARVYGLDNVQAGEMVEFPGGIQGMALNLEADNVGVVIFGSDRDIKEGDTVKRTNSIVDVPAGEGLLGRVVDGLGNPLDGKGAVDAAERRVADVKAPGIIPRKSVHEPMATGLKAIDAMIPIGRGQRELIIGDRQTGKTAVALDTILNQKAYNDAAGDDESKKLYCVYVAVGQKRSTVAQLVKKLEETGAIEYSIVVAATASDPAPMQFLAPYAATAMAEYFRDNGKHALIIYDDLSKQAVSYRQMSLLLRRPPGREAYPGDVFYLHSRLLERSAKLNEDHGAGSLTALPIIETQGGDVSAFIPTNVISITDGQIFLETELFFQGIRPAVNTGLSVSRVGSSAQTNAMKSVAGPVKLELAQYREMAAFAQFGSDLDASTQRLLNRGARLTELMKQPQYSPLTNAEIVCVIFAGTQGYLDNIGTRDVGRFEQGLLTHLRSKHGDLLDYLTKEDPKIKGEAEDKIRAALDEYAADFA, from the coding sequence ATGGCGATCCAAGCAGCAGAGATTTCTGCGATCCTGAAAGAACAGATCAAGAGTTTCGGTCAGGACGCCGAAGTTGCCGAAGTCGGCCGCGTGTTGTCCGTTGGTGACGGGATCGCCCGGGTTTACGGCCTCGACAATGTGCAGGCCGGTGAGATGGTCGAATTCCCTGGTGGTATTCAGGGCATGGCGCTGAACCTCGAAGCCGACAATGTGGGCGTCGTGATTTTCGGCTCCGACCGCGACATTAAAGAAGGTGACACCGTCAAGCGCACCAACTCCATCGTGGACGTGCCCGCAGGCGAGGGCCTTCTGGGCCGCGTTGTGGACGGTCTGGGCAACCCGCTCGACGGCAAAGGCGCTGTTGACGCGGCTGAGCGCCGTGTGGCGGATGTGAAAGCGCCGGGCATTATCCCGCGTAAGTCGGTGCATGAGCCGATGGCCACCGGCCTGAAAGCCATTGACGCGATGATCCCGATTGGTCGTGGTCAGCGCGAACTGATCATTGGTGACCGTCAGACCGGCAAAACCGCCGTCGCGCTCGACACGATCCTGAATCAGAAAGCCTATAACGACGCCGCGGGCGATGATGAGAGCAAGAAGCTCTACTGCGTCTACGTCGCCGTGGGGCAGAAGCGCTCCACTGTGGCGCAGCTGGTGAAAAAGCTGGAAGAGACCGGCGCGATTGAATACTCGATCGTCGTGGCTGCCACCGCGTCGGACCCTGCGCCGATGCAGTTCCTGGCACCTTACGCTGCGACCGCCATGGCGGAATACTTCCGCGACAATGGCAAGCACGCGCTGATCATCTATGATGACCTGTCGAAACAGGCTGTGTCGTATCGTCAGATGTCGCTCTTGCTGCGCCGTCCGCCGGGCCGGGAAGCTTATCCGGGCGACGTGTTCTATCTGCACTCCCGCCTGCTGGAGCGGTCGGCCAAGCTGAACGAAGATCATGGTGCTGGCTCGTTGACCGCGCTGCCGATCATCGAAACCCAAGGCGGCGACGTGTCGGCCTTTATTCCGACCAACGTGATCTCGATCACCGATGGCCAGATATTCCTCGAAACCGAGTTGTTCTTCCAAGGCATCCGCCCCGCTGTGAACACCGGTCTGTCGGTGTCGCGCGTGGGCTCCTCGGCCCAAACCAATGCGATGAAATCGGTCGCGGGTCCGGTGAAACTGGAACTGGCGCAGTATCGCGAAATGGCCGCCTTTGCGCAGTTCGGTTCCGACCTCGACGCATCGACGCAGCGCTTGCTGAACCGCGGCGCACGCCTGACCGAGCTGATGAAACAGCCGCAGTATTCGCCGCTGACCAATGCCGAAATCGTCTGCGTGATCTTCGCAGGCACCCAAGGCTACCTGGACAATATCGGCACGCGCGATGTGGGCCGGTTTGAGCAAGGTCTGTTGACCCATCTGCGCTCCAAGCATGGCGATCTTTTGGATTACCTGACCAAGGAAGACCCGAAAATCAAAGGCGAAGCCGAGGATAAAATCCGCGCCGCGCTGGACGAATACGCCGCCGACTTCGCATAA
- a CDS encoding bifunctional riboflavin kinase/FAD synthetase, with amino-acid sequence MRTVRDYQYVSAEDRGASVAIGNFDGVHLGHQHVIDIARAHDAPLGILTFEPHPREFFANDGPSFRLMNAEARAHRLEKLGVDLLYELAFNHALSGLEAEEFARDVLAEGLGLAHVVVGADFCFGRGRKGTTQSLQDFGARYGFEVTIAEIMQGDLGAVSSTNIRNALSEGRPRDAAAMLGHWHRIEGPVLHGEKRGRELGYPTANMSLANLHVPKLGVYAVLVDVLTGAHQGTYHGVASLGVRPMFGGQEPNLETYLFDFTGDLYGADLSVGLIDYLRPEVKFDGIAKLITQMDADSAQARAILAAL; translated from the coding sequence ATGCGGACTGTGCGCGATTATCAATATGTCTCTGCCGAAGATCGGGGTGCCAGCGTCGCCATCGGCAATTTCGACGGTGTGCATCTGGGCCATCAGCATGTGATCGACATCGCGCGCGCGCATGACGCCCCTCTGGGCATCCTGACCTTTGAGCCACATCCGCGCGAGTTCTTCGCAAACGACGGCCCCTCCTTCCGCCTGATGAATGCCGAAGCCCGCGCGCATCGGCTGGAAAAGCTAGGCGTCGACCTTCTCTATGAACTGGCGTTCAACCATGCGCTGTCGGGCTTGGAGGCGGAAGAGTTTGCCCGCGATGTGCTGGCCGAGGGCTTGGGCCTGGCGCATGTGGTAGTGGGTGCGGATTTCTGTTTTGGCAGAGGGCGCAAGGGAACGACCCAGTCATTGCAGGATTTCGGCGCACGATACGGGTTCGAGGTGACCATTGCGGAGATCATGCAAGGCGATCTCGGCGCGGTCTCCTCCACCAATATCCGCAATGCACTGAGCGAAGGGCGCCCGCGCGATGCCGCCGCGATGCTGGGCCATTGGCACCGGATCGAAGGCCCGGTTCTGCATGGCGAGAAACGGGGCCGCGAATTGGGCTACCCCACGGCGAACATGTCGCTCGCCAATCTGCATGTGCCAAAGCTGGGCGTCTATGCGGTGCTGGTCGATGTGCTAACCGGGGCGCATCAGGGCACCTATCACGGCGTCGCCTCGCTTGGCGTACGCCCGATGTTTGGCGGGCAAGAGCCGAACTTGGAGACCTATCTCTTTGATTTCACTGGCGATCTCTATGGCGCTGATCTGTCGGTTGGGCTGATCGACTATCTCCGCCCCGAGGTGAAATTCGACGGAATTGCCAAGTTGATCACCCAAATGGATGCCGACAGCGCCCAAGCCCGCGCCATTTTGGCCGCCCTATGA
- a CDS encoding methyltransferase family protein: MYLVEFGALVVAALAGVVLCLLLLRNLVRPEIGFWPAASDRQKTLALVLFRVFCAAMVVEAGLMLWLHGFGNWSRYAIGVPIMVGAYAMSLWAYKHLGKENTYFATGGLVTGGVYAYSRNPGYVASLAAALGLAVVAGSWSVLALAGGLFLIYFLFALNEERWLRQGYGHAFIEYMRQTPRFLDLRSLERAREELLARL, encoded by the coding sequence ATGTATCTGGTGGAGTTTGGAGCCTTGGTTGTGGCGGCACTGGCCGGGGTGGTGCTGTGCTTGTTGTTGCTGCGCAATCTGGTCCGACCGGAGATTGGGTTCTGGCCCGCCGCGAGTGATCGGCAGAAGACCCTTGCGCTGGTGCTCTTCCGGGTGTTTTGCGCGGCCATGGTGGTGGAGGCGGGGCTGATGCTTTGGCTGCATGGGTTTGGCAACTGGTCGCGCTATGCCATTGGCGTGCCGATTATGGTCGGTGCCTATGCCATGTCGCTCTGGGCCTACAAACATCTGGGCAAAGAAAACACCTATTTCGCGACGGGGGGGTTGGTGACCGGCGGGGTCTATGCGTATTCGCGGAACCCTGGCTATGTCGCGTCGTTGGCGGCGGCGCTTGGGCTGGCGGTGGTTGCCGGGTCTTGGAGCGTGTTGGCCTTGGCGGGTGGTTTGTTCTTGATCTATTTTCTCTTCGCGCTGAACGAAGAGCGATGGCTGCGGCAAGGCTATGGCCACGCCTTTATCGAATATATGCGACAGACGCCGCGTTTTTTGGATTTGCGGAGCTTGGAGCGGGCCCGAGAAGAGCTCTTGGCGCGCCTCTGA
- a CDS encoding 2-hydroxychromene-2-carboxylate isomerase, which produces MAHIDYYFATISPFTYLSSGTVEEIVAKHGATITYKPLDIMGLFARTGGVPPKDRHPSRQAYRLEDMARRAKRLGRPLNPQPAFWPTNPAPSSYALIAAQKAGGGDLGKLMSELTSAVWAGEKNIAEDDVIRAALSAAGFDPALADSGMLEGAEEYARNLEDAVTNNVFGAPFFVVDGTAHFWGQDRLEDIDLHLAGEL; this is translated from the coding sequence ATGGCCCATATCGACTACTATTTCGCAACGATTTCGCCCTTCACCTACCTGTCCTCTGGCACCGTTGAGGAGATCGTCGCCAAACACGGGGCCACGATCACTTACAAACCGCTCGACATCATGGGTCTCTTCGCCCGCACTGGGGGCGTGCCGCCGAAAGACCGTCACCCGTCGCGGCAGGCGTACCGCCTTGAGGATATGGCGCGCCGGGCCAAGCGCTTGGGCCGTCCGCTGAACCCGCAACCGGCGTTTTGGCCGACCAACCCTGCGCCATCCTCCTATGCGCTGATCGCGGCGCAGAAGGCCGGCGGCGGCGATCTGGGCAAGTTGATGTCGGAACTCACCAGCGCGGTTTGGGCGGGCGAAAAGAACATCGCCGAAGATGACGTGATCCGCGCGGCCCTCTCCGCGGCAGGGTTCGATCCGGCGTTGGCCGATAGCGGCATGCTGGAAGGGGCGGAGGAATACGCCCGCAACCTGGAAGACGCGGTCACCAACAACGTCTTCGGCGCGCCGTTTTTTGTGGTCGACGGCACGGCCCATTTCTGGGGCCAGGACCGGCTTGAGGATATCGACCTCCATCTTGCCGGCGAACTGTGA
- a CDS encoding ribose-phosphate pyrophosphokinase, with translation MPATDPKIISGNANRSLAEAIARRMSMHRGMQIGLVDARVERFNDQEIFVEVYENVRGEDMFIIQPTSKPANDNLMELLIMADALRRSSAARITAVIPYFGYARQDRRTKARTPISAKLVSNLIAEGGIERVLTMDLHAAQIQGFFDIPVDNLYASPIFALDILHQFKGKVDDVMVVSPDVGGVGRARELAQRIGAPLSIVDKRREKPGEIAEMTVIGDVKGKKCLIVDDICDTAGTLCKAAEVLMEHGATEVHSYITHGVLSGPAVERITKSVMKSLVITDTIEAVAPVQACKNIRVIPTAPMFAQAILNIWNGTSVSSLFDTDTLVPIYEGLYPKGMWGR, from the coding sequence ATGCCTGCCACCGACCCCAAGATCATCTCTGGAAACGCAAATCGCAGCCTGGCCGAGGCCATCGCCCGCCGGATGTCGATGCATCGCGGTATGCAGATCGGGTTGGTCGATGCACGGGTCGAACGGTTCAACGATCAGGAGATTTTCGTCGAGGTCTACGAGAACGTCCGTGGCGAGGACATGTTCATCATCCAGCCGACCTCGAAACCGGCGAATGACAACCTGATGGAGCTTTTGATCATGGCCGATGCGCTGCGCCGGTCCTCCGCCGCGCGGATCACCGCCGTGATCCCTTACTTCGGTTATGCCCGTCAGGATCGTCGCACCAAAGCGCGGACGCCGATCTCGGCCAAGCTGGTCTCGAACTTGATCGCCGAAGGTGGGATCGAACGGGTGTTGACGATGGATTTGCACGCTGCGCAGATTCAGGGTTTCTTCGACATCCCGGTGGACAACCTCTACGCCTCGCCAATCTTCGCGCTGGATATTCTACACCAGTTCAAAGGCAAGGTGGATGATGTGATGGTGGTCTCGCCCGATGTGGGCGGCGTAGGCCGCGCCCGTGAGTTGGCGCAACGGATCGGCGCGCCGCTCTCCATCGTCGACAAACGCCGCGAGAAGCCGGGTGAGATCGCCGAGATGACGGTGATAGGCGATGTGAAGGGGAAGAAATGCCTGATCGTTGACGATATTTGCGACACGGCAGGTACGCTCTGCAAAGCCGCAGAGGTGTTGATGGAGCACGGTGCAACCGAGGTGCATTCCTATATCACACATGGGGTTCTGAGCGGCCCGGCGGTGGAGCGGATCACCAAATCGGTGATGAAAAGCCTGGTGATCACCGACACGATCGAAGCGGTCGCCCCGGTCCAAGCCTGCAAGAACATCCGGGTAATTCCGACCGCGCCGATGTTTGCCCAGGCGATTCTGAATATCTGGAACGGGACAAGTGTCTCCTCCCTCTTCGACACCGACACTTTGGTGCCGATTTATGAGGGGCTTTATCCCAAAGGCATGTGGGGTCGCTGA
- a CDS encoding F0F1 ATP synthase subunit epsilon, with product MADMMQFDMVSPERRLASVQAKSVQIPGVDGDMTAMPDHAPMITTLRPGVLSVETATGETMDYIVVGGFADVSGAATTVLAERALPKDEVTAEMLDGFIAEAREAHAKASDTQVHGVADASAKLLADMEALRGHINL from the coding sequence ATGGCCGATATGATGCAATTCGATATGGTGTCGCCCGAGCGCCGTTTGGCCTCGGTTCAGGCCAAGTCCGTGCAAATCCCTGGCGTTGACGGGGATATGACGGCGATGCCCGATCATGCGCCGATGATCACCACCTTGCGCCCCGGCGTTCTGAGCGTGGAGACGGCAACCGGCGAGACGATGGATTACATCGTGGTTGGCGGTTTCGCCGATGTCTCCGGCGCTGCGACGACGGTCCTCGCGGAACGTGCGCTGCCGAAAGACGAGGTGACTGCAGAGATGCTCGACGGCTTTATTGCAGAGGCCCGGGAGGCCCACGCAAAGGCCAGCGACACCCAGGTGCATGGCGTGGCCGACGCCTCGGCCAAGCTGCTGGCAGATATGGAAGCGCTCAGAGGGCACATCAACCTCTGA
- the atpD gene encoding F0F1 ATP synthase subunit beta, with protein MANAKGKVTQVIGAVVDVQFEDHLPEILNALNTDNNGKTLVLEVAQHLGENTVRAIAMDATEGLVRGQEVSDTAGPISVPVGDATLGRIMNVVGDPVDEKGPIGADQHRSIHADAPEFAEQSTASEILVTGIKVIDLLAPYAKGGKIGLFGGAGVGKTVLIQELINNIAKVHSGYSVFAGVGERTREGNDLYYEFIESGVIDADDLTKSKVALVYGQMNEPPGARMRVALSGLTMAESFRDQSGTDVLFFVDNIFRFTQAGSEVSALLGRIPSAVGYQPTLATDMGSMQERITSTKNGSITSVQAIYVPADDLTDPAPATSFAHLDATTVLSRAISELGIYPAVDPLDSTSRLMDPAVVGEEHYSVAFDVQGILQRYKSLQDIIAILGMDELSEEDKLTVARARKIQRFLSQPFDVAKVFTGSDGVQVPLEETIASFKAVVAGEYDHLPEAAFYMVGGIDEVVAKAERMAAEAA; from the coding sequence ATGGCAAACGCAAAAGGCAAAGTGACCCAGGTCATCGGCGCCGTCGTGGACGTGCAGTTCGAAGATCACCTGCCGGAGATCTTGAACGCGTTGAACACCGACAACAATGGCAAAACCCTGGTCCTCGAAGTGGCCCAGCATCTGGGTGAAAACACAGTCCGCGCCATCGCGATGGACGCCACCGAAGGCTTGGTGCGCGGTCAAGAAGTGTCTGACACCGCTGGCCCGATCTCCGTGCCTGTCGGCGACGCGACGCTTGGCCGGATCATGAACGTCGTTGGCGACCCGGTTGATGAAAAAGGCCCGATTGGCGCCGATCAGCATCGCTCGATCCACGCCGATGCACCTGAATTTGCCGAGCAATCCACCGCGTCGGAAATCCTCGTGACCGGCATCAAGGTGATCGACCTTCTCGCCCCTTACGCCAAGGGTGGTAAAATCGGCCTCTTCGGCGGTGCCGGTGTGGGCAAGACGGTTCTCATCCAGGAACTGATCAACAACATCGCCAAGGTTCACTCGGGCTACTCGGTGTTCGCCGGTGTCGGCGAACGGACCCGTGAGGGCAACGACCTTTACTACGAATTCATCGAATCCGGCGTGATCGACGCAGATGACCTGACCAAGTCGAAAGTGGCCTTGGTTTACGGTCAGATGAACGAGCCTCCGGGCGCGCGGATGCGGGTGGCTCTGTCGGGTCTGACGATGGCGGAAAGCTTCCGTGACCAGTCCGGGACCGACGTTTTGTTCTTCGTCGACAACATCTTCCGCTTCACCCAAGCAGGTTCCGAGGTGTCGGCGCTTCTGGGCCGTATCCCCTCCGCTGTGGGCTATCAGCCGACACTGGCCACCGATATGGGCTCGATGCAGGAACGCATCACCTCGACCAAGAACGGCTCGATCACTTCGGTGCAAGCGATCTACGTGCCTGCGGATGACTTGACCGACCCCGCGCCGGCCACCTCGTTTGCGCACCTCGACGCGACGACCGTTCTGTCCCGTGCGATTTCGGAGCTCGGCATCTACCCGGCTGTGGACCCGCTCGACTCGACCTCGCGGCTGATGGACCCCGCCGTTGTTGGCGAGGAGCACTACAGCGTGGCCTTCGACGTCCAGGGTATCCTGCAGCGCTACAAGTCGCTGCAAGACATCATCGCCATTCTCGGCATGGATGAACTCTCCGAAGAGGACAAACTGACCGTGGCCCGCGCCCGGAAAATTCAGCGTTTCCTCTCGCAGCCCTTTGACGTGGCGAAAGTCTTCACCGGCTCCGACGGTGTGCAGGTGCCGCTGGAAGAGACCATCGCGTCCTTCAAGGCTGTGGTTGCTGGCGAGTATGATCACCTGCCCGAGGCGGCCTTCTACATGGTTGGCGGCATCGATGAAGTGGTCGCCAAGGCCGAACGGATGGCCGCAGAAGCCGCGTAA
- a CDS encoding alpha/beta fold hydrolase, translating to MTPGLRTWGQEAEPALLLHCSLAHSGAWDGVAKALSDILAMTAPDLVGHGRGPDWDREQDFHDQNTDLAQSLLPDQPCHLIGHSFGATVALRLAERLPDRVKTLTLIEPVLFAAASEDHRRNISPSANAERAALREGGDFAEAARAFLGNWGNGTPYDALPPAQQCYMSERMPLIAASYPALHEDRAGLVPGLSRVTMPTLLMSGGASPPVVRAILDRLEDGIAQTHRAEIAGAAHMLPITHPMEVAADIRAFIEAV from the coding sequence GTGACGCCGGGTCTTCGCACCTGGGGGCAGGAGGCGGAACCTGCCCTTCTGCTGCATTGCTCCTTGGCCCATTCCGGGGCTTGGGATGGTGTGGCCAAGGCACTTTCCGACATCCTGGCCATGACCGCCCCCGACCTGGTCGGTCATGGCCGGGGCCCGGATTGGGACCGGGAGCAAGACTTCCACGATCAGAATACCGATCTTGCCCAGAGCCTCCTGCCTGATCAGCCGTGCCATCTGATCGGTCATAGTTTTGGGGCCACGGTCGCTTTGCGCCTCGCCGAGAGGCTGCCGGACCGAGTGAAAACGTTGACGTTGATCGAGCCGGTGCTGTTTGCCGCGGCGTCGGAGGACCATAGGCGGAACATAAGCCCCTCGGCCAATGCCGAGCGTGCGGCGCTTCGGGAGGGCGGCGATTTTGCCGAAGCCGCCCGCGCGTTTCTGGGCAATTGGGGCAATGGCACGCCCTATGACGCGCTTCCGCCCGCGCAGCAGTGCTATATGTCCGAGCGGATGCCGCTGATCGCGGCGAGCTATCCGGCCCTGCATGAGGATCGCGCTGGTTTGGTGCCCGGGTTGTCGCGGGTGACGATGCCCACGCTCCTTATGTCTGGCGGGGCCTCACCGCCGGTGGTGAGGGCCATCCTCGACCGTTTGGAAGACGGCATTGCCCAAACCCACCGGGCGGAAATCGCGGGGGCGGCGCATATGTTGCCGATCACCCATCCAATGGAGGTGGCTGCCGACATCCGCGCCTTCATCGAAGCCGTCTAA
- a CDS encoding H-type lectin domain-containing protein, producing MRRLHSHTIGIDQGSEILFSDFENGGIMWSGDGPREVRLAVTFTTAYKSAPTVQVSIGMWDTDGKTNQRADLSAEDITPSGFDIVFRTWGDSRIARVRADWMAIGELRDDDEWEL from the coding sequence ATGCGACGTCTTCACAGCCATACTATCGGGATCGACCAAGGCTCGGAGATCCTGTTTTCGGATTTCGAGAATGGCGGCATCATGTGGTCTGGCGACGGCCCTCGCGAGGTGCGCCTGGCCGTCACCTTTACTACCGCCTACAAGAGCGCGCCGACCGTTCAGGTCTCGATCGGCATGTGGGACACAGATGGGAAAACCAACCAGCGCGCCGATCTGAGCGCGGAGGATATCACCCCTTCGGGGTTTGACATCGTGTTCCGCACTTGGGGCGATAGCCGTATTGCGCGGGTCCGCGCCGACTGGATGGCGATCGGCGAGCTTCGCGATGATGATGAGTGGGAACTCTAA
- a CDS encoding F0F1 ATP synthase subunit delta, whose product MSEPASISTGIAARYATAMFELATEAKALDALEADVFALEAALADSADLSDLITSPIYSRDETEAAIGAVAAAMGLNDMTGNTLRLMAAKRRLFVVPALLRALRAQIAEHKGEVTADVISAKALTKTQSDKLAKALKASVGKDVNLNATVDESLIGGLVIKVGSKMIDSSIRSKLNALQNTMKEVG is encoded by the coding sequence GTGTCCGAACCTGCTTCGATTTCGACCGGCATTGCCGCGCGCTACGCGACCGCAATGTTTGAACTGGCCACCGAAGCGAAAGCGCTCGACGCGCTCGAGGCCGATGTTTTCGCCCTTGAAGCCGCCTTGGCCGATAGCGCCGATCTGAGCGACCTGATCACCTCTCCGATTTACAGCCGCGATGAGACCGAAGCCGCGATTGGCGCGGTCGCCGCCGCGATGGGCCTGAATGACATGACCGGCAACACGCTGCGCCTGATGGCTGCAAAGCGTCGCTTGTTTGTTGTCCCGGCGCTGCTCCGCGCCCTGCGCGCGCAGATTGCCGAGCATAAAGGCGAAGTGACCGCCGATGTGATCTCGGCCAAAGCGCTGACCAAAACCCAATCGGACAAGCTGGCCAAAGCGCTGAAAGCATCCGTAGGCAAAGATGTGAACCTGAATGCGACCGTCGATGAAAGCCTCATCGGCGGTCTTGTTATCAAAGTTGGCTCGAAAATGATCGACAGCTCGATCCGCTCGAAGCTCAACGCCCTCCAGAACACTATGAAAGAGGTCGGATAA